A part of Roseitalea porphyridii genomic DNA contains:
- a CDS encoding glycoside hydrolase family 13 protein: protein MQRDDLPWWKSATGYQVYPRSFCDSDGDGIGDIPGIISKLDYLAELGIGFIWLSPVYRSPMRDNGYDIADYRDIAPEFGTLDDFDRLVAEARARGIGIVMDLVVNHTSNEHDWFRRACASRQAPEHAYYIWRDPGPDGGPPDDRTAIFGGPAWHWVEAVGQYYFAYFSAHQPDLDWQNPDLRAEIHDMMNWWLDRGIAGFRMDVVSLLGKDVDTDRLEEGPYLHEYLQEMHRQTLAGRDVVSVGESWAVTPRTAPLYCGRDRGELDMVFQFNHVSQGWDETFGKWKPKPFDLVRFKRVLFDWQRALADDGWNSLFLSNHDLPRQVSIYGDDGRWRVRSAKMLAIVMHLMKGTPFIYQGEEIGMTNVAFERLDQFRDLEIEGRYAEMMAQGLAMEDFLAGANLSGRDNARVPMQWTDGPQAGFTTGTPWIEVNPNHAEINVAADRADPDGVSANYRTLAGLRRRMPVIVEGHFAPVAEDDQRVFAYTRELDGERLVVIANFSAEATGFETPDELVGEGECLITNVAPRTAIEPRLNLAPYEAFALRYR, encoded by the coding sequence ATGCAACGCGACGATCTGCCATGGTGGAAGTCGGCGACCGGATACCAGGTCTATCCGCGCAGCTTCTGCGATTCCGATGGCGACGGGATCGGCGACATTCCGGGCATCATCTCCAAGCTCGACTATCTGGCCGAACTGGGCATCGGTTTCATCTGGCTGTCGCCGGTCTACCGCTCGCCGATGCGCGACAATGGCTACGATATCGCGGACTATCGGGACATCGCTCCCGAATTCGGCACGCTGGATGATTTCGACCGGCTGGTCGCCGAAGCCAGGGCGCGCGGCATCGGCATCGTCATGGATCTGGTGGTCAATCACACCTCGAACGAGCACGACTGGTTCCGGCGCGCCTGCGCGAGCCGGCAGGCGCCCGAGCACGCGTACTACATCTGGCGCGACCCGGGCCCGGATGGCGGGCCGCCGGACGACCGGACGGCGATCTTCGGCGGGCCGGCCTGGCACTGGGTCGAGGCGGTCGGGCAGTACTATTTCGCCTATTTCAGCGCGCATCAGCCGGACCTCGACTGGCAGAACCCGGACCTGCGCGCCGAAATCCACGACATGATGAACTGGTGGCTCGATCGGGGCATCGCCGGCTTCCGGATGGATGTCGTCTCGCTGCTGGGCAAGGACGTCGATACGGACCGGCTGGAGGAGGGCCCCTATCTGCACGAGTATCTTCAGGAGATGCACCGTCAGACGCTGGCTGGCCGCGACGTGGTCTCGGTCGGCGAGAGCTGGGCGGTGACGCCGCGGACCGCGCCGCTCTATTGCGGGCGCGACCGGGGCGAACTCGACATGGTCTTCCAGTTCAACCATGTCAGCCAGGGCTGGGACGAGACTTTCGGCAAGTGGAAGCCCAAACCGTTCGATCTGGTGCGCTTCAAGCGCGTGCTGTTCGACTGGCAGCGGGCGCTCGCCGACGATGGCTGGAACTCGCTGTTCCTGTCCAACCACGATTTGCCCCGGCAGGTGTCGATCTACGGCGATGACGGCCGCTGGCGGGTGCGCTCGGCGAAGATGCTGGCGATCGTCATGCATCTGATGAAGGGAACGCCCTTCATCTATCAGGGCGAGGAGATCGGCATGACCAATGTCGCCTTCGAGCGGCTCGACCAGTTCCGCGATCTGGAGATCGAGGGCCGCTACGCCGAAATGATGGCGCAGGGGCTGGCGATGGAGGATTTTCTCGCCGGCGCCAATCTGAGCGGGCGGGACAATGCGCGCGTTCCGATGCAGTGGACGGACGGGCCGCAGGCCGGCTTCACCACCGGCACGCCGTGGATCGAGGTGAACCCGAACCATGCCGAGATCAACGTCGCCGCCGACCGCGCCGACCCGGACGGGGTGTCTGCCAACTACCGGACGCTGGCCGGCCTGCGGCGCCGGATGCCGGTGATCGTCGAGGGGCATTTCGCGCCGGTCGCCGAGGACGATCAGCGCGTGTTCGCCTACACGCGCGAACTGGACGGTGAACGGCTCGTCGTGATCGCCAATTTCAGCGCCGAGGCGACCGGTTTCGAGACGCCGGACGAACTGGTGGGCGAGGGCGAATGCCTGATCACGAACGTCGCCCCGCGCACCGCGATCGAGCCGCGGCTCAACCTTGCGCCCTATGAGGCGTTCGCGCTGCGTTACCGGTAG
- a CDS encoding DUF2256 domain-containing protein yields MTRGNKSHLPQKPCVVCGRPFTRRRKWARDWDRVRYCSERCRRARGSRKEAD; encoded by the coding sequence ATGACGCGCGGAAACAAGTCGCACCTGCCGCAGAAGCCGTGCGTCGTGTGCGGACGGCCCTTTACGCGGCGGCGCAAATGGGCGCGCGACTGGGACCGCGTGCGCTACTGCTCGGAACGGTGTCGCCGCGCCCGCGGCAGCCGGAAAGAGGCAGACTGA
- a CDS encoding invasion associated locus B family protein translates to MNGIRGISTRARRRRVAAGLVLVASVAGPGTRAGAAEPGVHGDWVVQCATDAGDEDRCQMSQILTAEGTGDHVMTVVLRVADEGAGLTGLVRLPHGLDLPAGIALDVDERGTPLRAAIGTSDAAGVYAQLPLDAQMVAAMRAGRTLNVSMRSVKGEVITLGVSLAGFTAAAEALTAHEEDRP, encoded by the coding sequence GTGAACGGGATTCGCGGCATATCGACCAGGGCGCGGCGGCGACGGGTCGCGGCAGGCCTTGTGCTGGTGGCGTCGGTCGCCGGTCCTGGCACGCGCGCCGGCGCGGCCGAGCCGGGCGTGCATGGCGACTGGGTCGTGCAGTGCGCGACCGACGCCGGCGACGAGGACCGCTGCCAGATGTCCCAGATCCTGACCGCCGAGGGCACCGGCGACCATGTCATGACGGTCGTGCTGCGGGTGGCCGACGAAGGCGCCGGGCTGACCGGCCTGGTACGCCTGCCGCACGGGCTCGATCTGCCGGCCGGTATCGCGCTCGATGTGGACGAGCGCGGCACGCCGCTGCGTGCGGCGATCGGGACCAGCGATGCGGCCGGCGTCTACGCGCAGCTGCCGCTCGACGCACAGATGGTCGCCGCGATGCGCGCGGGCCGCACGCTAAATGTCAGCATGCGCTCGGTGAAAGGCGAGGTGATCACGCTCGGGGTCTCGCTCGCCGGCTTCACCGCGGCGGCGGAGGCGCTCACCGCGCACGAGGAGGACCGGCCGTGA
- a CDS encoding DUF2306 domain-containing protein, producing the protein MSWQPLLDQPFIVTWHAFAAIAAIVLGAIQLAGPKGTLAHRVVGYGWVALMLFIAIGSFWIHSMQVWGPFSPIHLLSILVIVTAPLGAWYAHRHRVKAHRATMIQLYALALIVTGLFTLWPGRVMHEVVFG; encoded by the coding sequence ATGTCCTGGCAACCGCTTCTCGACCAGCCCTTCATCGTCACCTGGCACGCCTTCGCCGCCATCGCCGCGATCGTGCTGGGCGCGATACAGCTTGCCGGACCCAAGGGCACGCTGGCGCACCGGGTGGTCGGCTATGGCTGGGTCGCGCTGATGCTGTTCATCGCGATCGGCAGTTTCTGGATCCACTCCATGCAGGTCTGGGGGCCGTTCAGCCCCATCCACCTGCTGTCGATCCTGGTCATCGTCACGGCACCGCTCGGCGCCTGGTATGCGCACCGGCATCGGGTGAAGGCCCACCGCGCGACGATGATCCAGCTCTACGCGCTCGCCCTGATCGTCACCGGCCTGTTCACGCTCTGGCCGGGCCGGGTGATGCACGAGGTGGTCTTCGGCTGA
- the guaD gene encoding guanine deaminase codes for MAAGPQQKVSIVRGRLLWFHREPLGADDLSSFTYIEDGALVCMGGLLSWAGDWADLPADHRGAAVTDHRPHLIVPGFIDPHIHFPQGQVVASYAGSLLEWLNSYTFIEEQRYGDPPFAAAMAKRFCDMLLAHGTTTAVAFGSVHKASAQALLAEAAARNMRLVTGKVMMDRNAPEALTDTAQTGHDDTKALIDEWHGAGRLEVAISPRFALTSTDAQMEAAGALAREHPDCLIQTHLSENHGEIEAVEALFPDAVDYTDVYERFGLLTSKSLMGHCIHLSDREIGRMAETGAVAVFCPTSNLFLGSGLFDLDRIKGGGVRHAIATDIGGGTSWSLLKTLDEGYKVLNLQGHRFHPFRAFWQATRGNAEAIGMADRIGTLDAGTEADFVVLDAHATDAMALRMERAETLAEELFVLQTLGDDRAVKAAYVAGAEAMADALP; via the coding sequence ATGGCCGCAGGGCCGCAGCAGAAGGTTTCGATCGTGCGCGGGCGGCTCCTGTGGTTTCACCGGGAGCCGCTTGGCGCCGACGACCTTTCATCGTTCACCTACATCGAGGACGGCGCGCTCGTCTGCATGGGCGGGCTGCTCTCATGGGCCGGCGACTGGGCGGACCTGCCGGCCGACCATCGCGGCGCCGCGGTGACCGACCACCGGCCGCACCTGATCGTGCCCGGCTTCATCGACCCGCACATCCATTTCCCGCAAGGCCAGGTCGTCGCCTCCTACGCCGGATCGCTGCTCGAATGGCTGAACAGCTACACCTTCATCGAGGAGCAGCGCTATGGCGACCCGCCGTTTGCCGCGGCGATGGCCAAACGCTTCTGCGACATGCTGCTGGCGCACGGCACCACGACGGCGGTGGCGTTCGGTTCGGTGCACAAGGCCTCGGCGCAGGCGTTGCTGGCCGAGGCGGCCGCGCGCAACATGCGGCTTGTCACCGGCAAGGTGATGATGGACCGCAACGCGCCCGAGGCGCTGACCGACACGGCCCAGACCGGCCATGACGACACGAAGGCGCTGATCGACGAATGGCACGGGGCAGGGCGGCTCGAGGTGGCGATCAGCCCGCGCTTCGCGCTGACCTCGACCGACGCGCAGATGGAGGCGGCCGGCGCGCTGGCGCGCGAGCATCCGGACTGCCTGATCCAGACCCACCTGTCGGAGAACCATGGCGAGATCGAAGCGGTCGAGGCGCTGTTTCCGGACGCGGTCGACTATACCGATGTCTATGAACGGTTCGGGCTCCTGACGTCGAAAAGCCTGATGGGCCACTGCATCCATCTGTCGGACCGGGAGATCGGGCGCATGGCCGAGACCGGGGCGGTGGCGGTGTTCTGTCCCACCTCGAACCTTTTTCTGGGCAGCGGGCTTTTCGATCTGGACCGGATCAAGGGCGGTGGCGTGCGCCATGCCATCGCCACCGACATCGGCGGCGGCACCTCATGGTCGCTCCTGAAGACGCTCGACGAGGGCTACAAGGTGCTCAATCTTCAGGGGCATCGTTTTCATCCTTTCCGCGCCTTCTGGCAGGCCACGCGCGGCAATGCCGAGGCGATCGGCATGGCGGACCGAATCGGCACGCTCGACGCGGGCACCGAGGCCGATTTCGTCGTGCTCGACGCGCACGCGACCGATGCGATGGCGCTGCGTATGGAGCGCGCCGAGACGCTGGCCGAGGAACTGTTCGTGCTGCAGACGCTCGGCGACGACCGCGCCGTCAAGGCCGCGTATGTCGCCGGCGCCGAGGCGATGGCGGACGCTTTGCCATAA